One Coffea eugenioides isolate CCC68of chromosome 2, Ceug_1.0, whole genome shotgun sequence genomic window, ATCTGCAGTATCTCCTGAGGCTGAGGATTACTGAAGGGATCACACAAAATGTTAGGCTTTTCAAGATGATTGGCATTTCCAGGTGCACAGTACAAGTGATAGGCCTCATAAGGGAAATGAGCTGAATCGGTGCGATGAACTCGAGTTCCATTAGGAAATGTGTGGTATGGGGGACACAATCTGGGGTCTTTTGCATTGCACCATGATTGTGTTTCTGGATTTATTATCATTTCACTGTATCTTGTTACATCTGAAGTCACGTCGCCGTCGCATGGCTGGCCGTTGTTCTTCCAACAGCTCCCCATATCCATCAAGTAAAATTGGCTGCCCGGACCTCCGCCTCTTATCACATTCAAGGTGAATCTCACCTTGAAATTTGGTGATTCAGGAATCTGTTGACCATATTTGGCATGGACCATATTAAACAGAGAAATTACATTTctcataaagaaaaataatatgcAGAATTCATATAGGAAAATTTGTTTTGAGTGAAAGTGAATTGTTCAGAAACACTAAAACAAGAAACAGAATTCTGAAACTTGGCAAAGGGAATAGAGAGATTGTCAATAAATCTTGAAAAATGTACTCACAATTTTCAACATGCCCCTAGTTGAGTAATGGTACCCACCCGAAAATCCATGTGTGGCATCCGATCTCAAGTAAAGCATCAGCCAGGGATGCTTGGTTGAGGATCTCAGTTTATGGTGGAAGATCCAACTTCCATGTCCAAGTTCCTTCTCCCAGGTGACAGAATAGTACGAAATATTCTGCCCCTCTCCTCTGCGAAGATCGGCCTTCAGGTCCCAAGAACCATAAAATCTTCCCTTAAGTGTGGTCTTTCTTGGCCCTTGTAGGGTGGTGTAATCATGATACATTGATGGTTGGTTCATGCAACCTTTGCCAAAACAAGGGAACTGGTTATCTGGACCGTATGGCCCTACCTTGTGGCCATTTTTCGGGCATCTCGCTGCATAAGTATCCATGTTGCCACTTTTAAGCATGATCATCCAAAATTGCCATGGATGTGGCTTGTCTTCTACTTGACATTTATATCCTAAATACAGCTCTTTCTCTGCAGCATAAAGGTCCACATTATGCAATGCCTCTGGCTGCCCACCGAGAAATGGTTGTCCGACTCCTAGTCTATTATCACCCTCTGTAACTCTATGGACCAGAAGGTATGGAAATTTACTGCAGAAGGAGCACTCATTCACCCCTGTGAAACACAAATACTGATGATATAAGCCAAGGGAGAACACCAATTACAGAAAAATGACGTGTGAAAAGTGAAAACAGAATGCAGAATTTTCCGGATAAAGTTTCATGCTGCAGAATTGGCAAACATGAACTTCTTTCAAGCCTAATGTCAAGAAAAGATGAATAGTAAAAGATACTACGTTCCCACATcctctttctatcttttgaaATCTGAAAGCCACAGAAACCAAAAATACaggaaaaagaagaacaaaaactTGCCTTCCTGTTGAGATGAAGCTCTGTATACATCAAAACAATCAGCAGCTCTAGGACTGCCCATGTTAGGAGCTTCTTCTCCAACCTCATTGCATTGATTCCAAGCCTCAATTGCCAGCCTCAAACCATCCCTTTTCATCCCAGGATCACCGACAGCTGATATGAATTCACTTCCCAAAGCAGGAAAGAAGACATTGGAAAGAGACACCACAACCAAAGGGAAAAGAACAAAGCAACATGGGATTCCATGTGCCATTGACAAGTTTCAAACTTTTACTCGTGCAACCAATCTTGCTGTATTTAAAAGCATAGATAAAGTTAGAAGCAGTTAAAACCTAAAAGGGATGCACAATTTATTCAAATCCATTATAGTTATTGTCACATCCCTAACAACTTAAAATCAAAGTGGACCAAGTTTTCTACTTTATTGAAAGCCTGCAGCTTTGCTTAAGTCACCAGATGCAACAAAAATGTCAGTTATATGGTACAAGTCCATAGATTTATTGGCACGACAAGTGTGTACAAATCTTGTTACAATTGAATTCACACAGAATTTGCAGTAGTATACGTTTGACATAAAAACAGGCATTTTATGGTGCAGGTAAAAGAGTGCTGTGCAGCTAATTGTCTAGGTAGGTGTTTACACTACTGCTTCCATCATTGGTTTAGGTGCCAACTTGACTGAATACAACATATGAAAAGTCTTATCTCACCAAATCTTTATGCAAGAGCTGGATTAGGCTGATTTGCTTCAAAATTAAAGCGAAATTATTGTGATTTGTCTTCATAGGGGGGCCAACTAGTGCAATGCTATTTAGGTACGAACTTTTCAGTTGAGTTGTTTCGTTACTTGGATGTTTTTGGTAATGTGAATTATTGTGCATTATCAACTAGTCATTGCATCTGAAAATTTGGGATTGATTAGGATCAATTAAGGATTGATTGTATTTTTTCCCTTACTTAATGTTCAAATTCATGAGCCGATAAACATAGGCCTTTTGTACCATCGTAACACATAATTTCTCCAACCAAGATTATCTCTAACGCAGTATGATTGTTTacttcctcattcaaacccacgAGCCTATAGATAATAGGCCTTTTGTACTATATGAAATTGATGCACAATACACAAATTGCCCAATTCATTTTCTCTAACATTTTTGGTCCATGTGTTTCTTGACCCTCtaaattatttcattttgttttttgtaAGACCCTCTAAAGTTGGGTTGCAAGCAGCTAGCCTCAACTCAATGCACTGTTAAATGCAATCACATTTTGTGGTTGGTACTTTAACTACTATTGCTGACTCTTTTCATTTCCGATTCGCTTGAATTAGAGGTTCAAGTCACATGCAAGAAGAAATTACATatgccaaaaagaaaaaaaattctaacTTTATCCAATCTCTGGTCCAAACTCTCATAATTTGACGTTTTCCAATAATATGACTCTACATCCTCGAATTATTGCTTTGTGGAACTTTGCACCTACAGGTCCAATTGGGAGCAATCTTCCAGTCTAAATTATCAAGAACCTGATTTGACTCAACTCATGACATATATAGATCTGGCTTGTATCATTAGACTTgattaattgaaaatttttcgtattttttctcttgttttctgaTAATTGATTGGTGGGATTGTGCCATGAAGTTGCTAGTCGTACTTTCCAAATTATAAAAAAAGTATACATTCTTTGTTAGTATACATTCCAAATTCTTAAGCATGTCGATAATTTCTCTGTTAGCTTGTTGACTAAAACGACCTTTTTTGGaccctttttgtttctttgggGCAGCAACAGCTTTTTGACTCAAATCGCAATTAATAACTGGATCCAACTTGCAAAGGCTTGAggtaaaaaattatataaaaaataaatgggaATCCGAAAAGCAAATAGTTGAGACAGACATGAACTTTGGAGCTAAGAAATTAGAATTCTTATATTGGAAGCAATTCCTTCATGATGTCTTTGAGTTTGAGTAGCCTTAAGAGGTAGGTATGGTATGCTTTCCCTATACCAATATActtcaagaaagaaaaattttgttaaaaaagaGAATATTAAAAAGAAAACTCGAATGTTATACTTGTATTGCCAATTTTCCCATCAGATAAGTTGCTTTCAAAATTTGCAGGAAATGACCCATTTACGTAAAGAATGTTTCTACTTGTAAACAAGCTTTGAGAATCTCTAAATAGCTTGTCTTGCTTAAGCTTGAAAGATTTTTAATGTAATTGGTGCACAGCCAAATGGACCCCATTTCAGCTCTTACCAAAACACTTTCGGCTCTTTATTCTTTCTTGAGAATAATATGAAAAACTGTATATTAATCTtctttatagttgtttttacaAAAGGAAGATAATTTGGTATAAAGGTTAACATTGACCTATTGGTTTAGGCCTTAGGGcggaaagaagaaaaagcatTTATTATTGTGTTTAGGAATTGCAATGCAACATTTGTAGCTTGCACCTAAGCTAAGCTACTTGTGcgtaaaattgaaaagaaatcAATTCTTGAAAGAGTGAAGCCATTTCCTTTTATGTGAATAAACGTTGCAGGTTtacatttatttattcattttttcttcttttgtggtACAAAAAAGTCTCAATTGCACTAAATCTCCTTCAATTATCAATAAGTTGTAATTTGCCCCCCTCCCCCAAATTGATTTAATCAGCTCTTTGCCATTGTTGACTAATGATCAAGATTTTTTGTTAGTTTTTCCATCCCAAAAGATGTTGAACTGAATTCTATGCGCTGAATATCATTTACCTaggttcttcttcttcttcttcatttttttttcactttcctCCTTCAGCATTTTACATAACACCACTTCCTCTGCCTAATCTGTTGAATGGTCTTCCTATAcaattctatttttcttttttaatctaGTATACTGTTTCTGATTGAACTTATAATTGATAAATGATAAGCCCTAACTTGTTTATATGTTCTTAAATAATTAAATTGCTAGATTAAACATGAACTATGAATTATGCGTTTTACTGCTAAGGAGCTCTGTTGAGTACGTTATTAACAatgataaataataaataaccagactaaaacaaaactaaaagaatTAGTTAAAAAGTTACGTATAATAACAGTTGAGGGAAGAAAATGATGGCacaaaagaaggaaggaaaaaaaaaagatgaaaggTAAATTAATTTACTCACTCAAGGGCCTACGAGTCATCATATATCATCTCTTTttaatgaaaatatttttagtcaaaaggaacaaaatgaaagcaaaatgAACCCAGATGGCAAACAGCAACTTACACATAATTTATAGATCTAGTGTAATTAAGCCTGCAACAATTTGTTAGGATAGTTGCATCTTACTAGTAAATACTGCTAAGTATCACCAAAAGGCTGACCCCATCTCAGTGAGTCTGGTTGAGTCAGAGATCAAAGAAGATATAATATCCAATGTCCAGATTCTACCTAATCAAATGTTGTCTGGCTGAGTCGGAGGTCAAAGAAGATATAATATCCACTATCCGGATTCTACCTAATCAAATGTAACACCTCCCCAGCAGCAGTATCAACACGGTCGACAAGTATCCACATGGTTGATGGAACTAAAAGTTAATTgtatttgttttctttcttcacTCTTAAATTCTCAGTGCTTTTGCAAGCAATGGCTGTCCATTTTTCAGACCGAAAGTTCATCTTACTTTACAGGAAAAAGACCCTTGATAAGCTCCAAGAACTACTCTCTTCTTGTTGACCAACAATACACCACCACTCTATTCAATTTTAACTATATGGAAAAACCCATCAAAGTTTTCAGCTCTAAACTTTATTTCATGGTAGGCGTATGCAATGTATTGCCTGTTTCACATACAGTCATTTCGGCAATGATATGATACAACTCTGCAGTGAAACTCTACGAGCTCATAGACTTCAAAAGAGGCAAAGACTACAGTAGATTTCCTTTGCCAAGAGCAGTTATTGGTTTTGGCTCAGGCCTcaaagaagatgagttcataATCATCAGGATTTCATCTAAAATGGTGGCAATGCATCGTCAGCCTGATGAAGAACAAGCTGAAGTTCACGTCTACTCTAATGCTTCAGATGCTTGGAAAAAGATAAAGATGGATAATAGATTTCGCGTCGGAGGAGACTGTGTCCTTGTTCAAAAGGGAATACCATATTGCTTTTCATCTATAGAACTCTCAGAAGGGGGCAGGGAGGAGATAGTACCTGTTTTGCTCTAGTATGATGTGGAAAATGAGGTTTTAAGCACCTTCAGCTACCAAGACTcaa contains:
- the LOC113762948 gene encoding uncharacterized protein LOC113762948, which translates into the protein MAHGIPCCFVLFPLVVVSLSNVFFPALGSEFISAVGDPGMKRDGLRLAIEAWNQCNEVGEEAPNMGSPRAADCFDVYRASSQQEGVNECSFCSKFPYLLVHRVTEGDNRLGVGQPFLGGQPEALHNVDLYAAEKELYLGYKCQVEDKPHPWQFWMIMLKSGNMDTYAARCPKNGHKVGPYGPDNQFPCFGKGCMNQPSMYHDYTTLQGPRKTTLKGRFYGSWDLKADLRRGEGQNISYYSVTWEKELGHGSWIFHHKLRSSTKHPWLMLYLRSDATHGFSGGYHYSTRGMLKIIPESPNFKVRFTLNVIRGGGPGSQFYLMDMGSCWKNNGQPCDGDVTSDVTRYSEMIINPETQSWCNAKDPRLCPPYHTFPNGTRVHRTDSAHFPYEAYHLYCAPGNANHLEKPNILCDPFSNPQPQEILQILPHPVWGYYGYPTRKGEGWIGDSRTWELDVGRLSHNLYFYQDPGTPPARRKWTSLDLGTEIYKTPNQVAEWTVSDFDILVLKR